In Mycolicibacterium phocaicum, one DNA window encodes the following:
- a CDS encoding winged helix-turn-helix transcriptional regulator: MTRGDLDDEPCSIARPVGLLGDRWTLILLRQAFIGVRRFDQFQTTMGLSRAVLAQRLAQLVDAGIFERTAYKDARRTRHEYRLTDKGMDLYPILMALRTWGDKYMAPDGPFLLYRHRDCGGHAEIHHVCDRCGSELTARDVAVEAGPGLTASN; the protein is encoded by the coding sequence GTGACGAGGGGCGACTTGGACGACGAGCCATGCTCGATCGCACGTCCGGTCGGGCTGCTCGGGGACCGATGGACGCTCATCCTGTTGCGTCAAGCCTTCATAGGCGTCCGGCGATTCGACCAATTTCAAACCACGATGGGCCTCTCGCGCGCTGTGCTCGCCCAGCGACTGGCGCAATTGGTCGACGCCGGCATCTTCGAACGCACGGCGTACAAGGACGCGCGCCGCACCCGCCACGAGTATCGATTGACCGACAAGGGCATGGATCTTTACCCGATTCTGATGGCACTACGTACCTGGGGCGATAAGTACATGGCGCCCGACGGCCCGTTCCTGCTGTACCGGCACCGCGACTGCGGTGGGCATGCCGAAATACACCACGTGTGCGATCGGTGTGGCTCGGAATTGACCGCACGTGACGTCGCCGTCGAGGCGGGGCCAGGGCTCACTGCGTCCAACTGA
- a CDS encoding SDR family NAD(P)-dependent oxidoreductase — protein sequence MSGWELAGRTVVITGAGGGLGSNLAQALRAKGCNLALLDLDLDRVERQAEALGGPAHARGWRADVRDLASLESAFADVHAHFGRIDVAVANAGVELIQAVATGDPTAFEALIDINLTGVWRTLRTAIPYVKAQRGYLLAVSSMAAFIHSPLQSGYTASKAGVWAMSNSMRLELRPHGVAVGTLHPTFFNTPMHEEMLQNPAGEVLWGGHRRAPFKMVPRDDVIAAGVRAIARRSKTVTVPRDNTVAAIAPGVLRGVIGRFGFSDNTIQRASELSAAYVGTKDLTV from the coding sequence ATGAGCGGCTGGGAGCTGGCGGGGCGAACGGTCGTGATCACCGGTGCCGGCGGCGGACTCGGATCCAATCTGGCCCAGGCCCTTCGCGCCAAGGGCTGCAACCTCGCCCTGCTCGACCTCGATCTGGATCGCGTCGAGCGGCAAGCCGAGGCCCTTGGCGGGCCGGCTCATGCGCGCGGCTGGCGCGCCGACGTTCGTGACCTCGCAAGTCTGGAGTCAGCGTTTGCCGACGTCCACGCGCACTTCGGGCGAATCGACGTCGCCGTCGCCAACGCGGGCGTCGAGCTGATCCAGGCGGTAGCCACTGGCGACCCGACGGCATTCGAAGCGCTCATCGACATCAATCTCACCGGTGTGTGGCGCACGCTGCGCACGGCGATTCCCTATGTGAAGGCGCAACGCGGCTACCTGCTTGCAGTGTCCTCGATGGCCGCGTTCATCCACTCTCCGCTGCAGTCGGGCTACACGGCGAGCAAGGCCGGGGTGTGGGCCATGAGCAACTCCATGCGCCTGGAACTGCGGCCGCATGGGGTGGCCGTGGGCACGCTGCACCCGACGTTCTTCAACACCCCGATGCACGAGGAGATGTTGCAGAATCCCGCCGGCGAGGTGCTGTGGGGCGGGCATCGCCGCGCACCGTTCAAGATGGTTCCGCGCGATGACGTCATCGCCGCCGGGGTTAGGGCCATCGCACGTCGATCCAAGACTGTCACGGTGCCGCGGGACAATACCGTGGCGGCCATCGCCCCCGGCGTGCTTCGCGGCGTGATCGGCCGGTTCGGATTCTCCGACAACACAATCCAGCGAGCTAGCGAGCTCAGCGCCGCATATGTCGGGACCAAAGATCTGACCGTGTAA
- a CDS encoding alpha/beta hydrolase encodes MEADQGAFETRFDSGDSYCAATIYLPDGAGPHPMIVMGHGLGSVRQMRMPAYAERFVAAGYACLSFDYRHFGGSGGSPRQLLDIDRQLQDWNAAVEFARTLPDVDPTRIALWGTSFGGGHVLLTAARDPRIAAVIAQCPFVDGPASALSSNPVSALKVTALAVRDLIAAWRGRAPVMVASAGRPGQAALMAAPDCYDGYLNLVPADAPFENQVAARFGWHITMHRPIKETPQIAAPTFFAICERDTVAPANAAQKAAAATPLGEAKLYDIGHFDIYVGDAFEKTIVDQIDFLQRHIPTGVSA; translated from the coding sequence GTGGAAGCAGATCAAGGCGCGTTCGAGACCCGGTTCGACTCCGGCGATTCCTATTGCGCGGCAACCATTTACCTTCCCGATGGCGCAGGCCCGCACCCAATGATCGTGATGGGCCACGGCCTGGGATCAGTGCGCCAAATGCGGATGCCCGCCTATGCCGAACGGTTCGTCGCCGCCGGCTACGCATGCCTCTCATTCGACTACCGGCACTTCGGTGGCAGCGGAGGTAGCCCCCGGCAGCTACTCGACATCGACCGCCAGTTGCAGGACTGGAACGCGGCAGTCGAGTTCGCCCGCACCCTGCCAGATGTCGACCCCACCCGAATTGCTTTGTGGGGCACTTCTTTCGGTGGTGGACATGTGCTCCTCACCGCGGCACGCGACCCGCGGATCGCGGCCGTGATCGCCCAGTGCCCATTTGTCGACGGCCCAGCCTCAGCCCTGTCAAGCAACCCAGTGTCCGCACTGAAGGTCACCGCGCTCGCCGTCCGCGACCTCATTGCCGCCTGGCGGGGACGCGCCCCGGTCATGGTGGCCTCAGCCGGACGGCCAGGGCAGGCGGCCCTGATGGCAGCACCGGACTGCTACGACGGCTACCTCAACCTCGTCCCCGCAGACGCACCGTTCGAAAACCAGGTCGCGGCCCGGTTTGGCTGGCACATCACCATGCACCGCCCGATCAAGGAAACACCGCAGATCGCGGCACCGACATTCTTCGCAATCTGTGAGCGAGACACGGTGGCCCCCGCAAACGCGGCGCAGAAAGCCGCTGCCGCAACACCATTGGGCGAGGCCAAACTCTACGACATCGGCCATTTCGACATCTATGTCGGCGACGCATTCGAGAAAACCATCGTCGACCAGATCGACTTCCTGCAGCGCCACATCCCGACCGGAGTGTCGGCATGA
- a CDS encoding TetR/AcrR family transcriptional regulator, with translation MAEPVPAGRRERRAEAARLRIIGAAEELLSEQGVQGVTLDAVAERADVVVQTIYNRVGNRSALLLAVAQRAVEENRAYVDPAYALSASPEERIRAALAAYTRFASERPHQFRLMTSPPHDPDMLAQIDDLIAAHMTQLTTALREGIAAGTISADLDPETTAPALWAMCSGILSLAGRASSNSTPRYVLAHLLDVFETVVARGIANSTAPER, from the coding sequence ATGGCCGAACCAGTACCCGCCGGGCGACGGGAACGCCGCGCGGAAGCTGCGCGGCTTCGGATCATCGGCGCCGCAGAAGAACTGTTGAGCGAGCAGGGCGTCCAGGGCGTCACGCTCGACGCGGTTGCCGAACGAGCCGATGTCGTCGTGCAGACGATCTATAACCGGGTAGGGAATCGGAGCGCGCTACTGCTGGCTGTCGCGCAGCGCGCCGTGGAAGAGAATCGCGCCTACGTCGACCCCGCATATGCCCTGTCGGCATCGCCCGAAGAGCGCATCCGTGCCGCGCTGGCCGCGTACACGCGGTTTGCCAGCGAGCGACCCCACCAGTTCCGGTTGATGACCAGCCCGCCACACGACCCGGACATGCTCGCCCAGATCGATGACCTCATCGCCGCGCACATGACCCAGCTGACCACTGCGCTGCGCGAGGGTATCGCCGCCGGCACCATCTCAGCCGACCTCGATCCCGAAACCACGGCTCCAGCACTGTGGGCCATGTGCAGCGGGATTCTCTCGCTCGCCGGTCGCGCTAGTAGCAACTCGACTCCGCGCTACGTGCTCGCGCATCTGCTCGATGTCTTCGAGACTGTCGTTGCCCGCGGGATCGCGAATTCTACCGCCCCAGAACGGTAG